The Sminthopsis crassicaudata isolate SCR6 chromosome 5, ASM4859323v1, whole genome shotgun sequence genome contains the following window.
TCAAATAGTTTCCCCTCCTTCAGGTCCTTTTGCCTTCTGCTTCAATTCTATTCTCCTCTTCCCGTACTtcctcaaaaaaagggaaaagttaagTGTTGAGAAGATAGGAAAGGGGTGATAAGTCACCAACCTTAGGGGAATGAAGGgtttgggaagggagagaggataCATACCCTTCCTCACTgccactccttcctcctcccacatTGTCACCTACTGTGAACCTCCAGTGGGGCTATGTACTGTTCCCCTATCAGTGAATCTGGAAGGAAATTAGTAGAGTGGAGTGGGGGTGGATGGGCTAACTAGATTGTGGCAAAGGGTTTGAGGACAGGAATAGGAAAAGTGGGTGAACTGGAGTTCTTgagagaagttaaaagaaaaaggggaaatggaAAGTGATAGAGTAGGACTGAAATACCATTTTCCCTAGCAGCTTATAGGAGCACCACTGATCCCAGAGTTGCATTGTAGGACCAGGGAGATTGATTAAATGACATCTGCAGGTTACAATCTTTTGTGATttcaaatgaaggaaagaaaggaagctcAGGAAACCAgctgagaaaaaggaaattggagCACTGGCTTATCTGCAGCTCTCTTTACCACAGCAAGGTTCTGTCTGCTGAAGACCCTCACACCCATGGAGAGACCCCAAGGAGACACAGCCCACTGAGTCTGTTGGAAGATGAGTCAATAGGAAGGCAGGTGGGAATGGAAATCAGAGGATCCCACCCAGCATCCTAGCAAGGGTGCTTTTTCTCCGctcaagggagagaaaagagaagccaTAGAGAGGCAGAGGGTTGTTTCCTTTGACCCTTAGCCTTggattcctccttctcctttctacTGCAGCAAATGACATCTTAGGGGAGCCATGAAGGACAAGGCAGTGGGGTAGGCCACAGGGACTTTTTTGCCTCATTCTAGGGGGGGGGGAATTGGGAACGGGGATAATAAGGGTCATGGGGGGCAGTCTCAGTGGGGCTCCTGGGTGAAtccattccccccaccccccagaatTTCAGGGGGTGTGGGGggcagaggaagaagaggaggatggCTCGGGGTGGGACAGGGATGGAGGAGGCCTCCCTCCGCTCCAATGCCCTGTCATGGCTGGCCTGTGGAATGCTGGCCCTCCTGGCCAATGCGTGGATCATTCTCAGCATCTCAGCCAAGCAGCAGAAACACAAACCCCTGGAACTATTGCTCTGCTTCCTGGCTGGCACCCACATCCTCATGGCAGCAGTGCCCCTCACCACCTTTGCCGTGGTGCAACTCCGACGCCAGGCCTCTTCTGACTACGACTGGAATGAGAGCATCTGCAAAGTTTTTGTTTCTACCTACTACACACTGGCCCTAGCCACTTGCTTCACCGTGGCCTCACTCTCCTATCACCGGATGTGGATGGTTCGCTGGCCCGTCAACTACCCGGCTCAGCAACGCCAAGAAGCAGGCGTTGCACGCTGTCATGGGCATCTGGATGGTCAGCTTCATCCTATCCACGCTGCCTTCCATCGGCTGGCACAACAACGGCGAGCGATATTATGCCCGGGGATGCCAGTTCATCGTCTCCAAGATCGGGCTGGGTTTTGGCGTGTGCTTTAGCCTCTTGCTGCTTGGAGGCATCGTCATGGGGCTGGTGTGTGTAGCCATCACCTTCTACCAGACATTATGGGCCCGACCCCGTCGGGCAAGACGGGCCCGGAAATTGGGGGGGTAGAGAGGGATCCAGAGGGGGAGGTACAGGGGGCCTAGGGACCCGGCCAGCCTTTGAGGTTCCAGCCATTGTAGTGGAGGATGCCCGTGGAAAGCGTCGGTCTTCGCTGGATGGCTCTGAATCAGCCAAGACGTCCCTGCAGGTCACCAACCTGGTCAGCGCCATCGTCTTTCTCTACGACTCACTCACTGGGGTGCCCATCCTGGTGAGATCAGGATTCCAcactctatctccctctccctgcCATCCAACCTCCAACTTCCTTGTCTAGCCTGTAGTTCCCTCCATCTAGAATAGAAACTTCTCCACCCTTGATCCCCTTCCATAGAGATCACTTCTACCACCACCCCAATCTATAACATCCCACTCCCTCCTATCCCCCCCTCCAAATCTCCATTGTTCCTCTATATTATGGCTCTGCTTTCCCTCTGAGAGCCCCATCTCTCCATCCCAGTCTTCTTGACTTTCCTCTAGGTAATTTCCCTGTGCtcctctcttatcttttttttcctttctcccagatATAGAACCTCATCCTCTAACTGTCCCTTAAATCCTACTGTCAGAGGCAGGAGACTGGGCTGGAGAGACCATGGCTCTGACCCTGTGCGGTCTTTCTGATGAGCCTCCTGCCCTCCTTCCCCAGGCAGTGAGCTTCTTC
Protein-coding sequences here:
- the GPR162 gene encoding LOW QUALITY PROTEIN: putative G-protein coupled receptor 162 (The sequence of the model RefSeq protein was modified relative to this genomic sequence to represent the inferred CDS: deleted 2 bases in 2 codons) → MARGGTGMEEASLRSNALSWLACGMLALLANAWIILSISAKQQKHKPLELLLCFLAGTHILMAAVPLTTFAVVQLRRQASSDYDWNESICKVFVSTYYTLALATCFTVASLSYHRMWMVRWPVNYRLSNAKKQALHAVMGIWMVSFILSTLPSIGWHNNGERYYARGCQFIVSKIGLGFGVCFSLLLLGGIVMGLVCVAITFYQTLWARPRRARRARKLGGREGSRGGGTGGLGTRPAFEVPAIVVEDARGKRRSSLDGSESAKTSLQVTNLVSAIVFLYDSLTGVPILAVSFFSLKSDSAPPWMVLAVLWCSMVQTLLLPSFIWSCERYRADVRTVWEQCVAIMSEEDGEDDGTCNDYTDGRVCKIRFDANGAAGPGSQDPTQVKMLSGRHMLFPPHERVHYLQVPLSRRLSHDETNIFSTPRSPGSFLHKWSSSDDIRIIPSSNRELGTLRGMEDDEEESEALTNLHQFLESRMLGGGGGPPRGPGFFRDEITTFIDETPLPSPAASPGPSPRRPRAPGLLPRRLSLGSPDTGVTGVSMGLYTGRRCSLTGIEGDPQAWGGTWGPNTPIFAPLSL